A stretch of the Metopolophium dirhodum isolate CAU chromosome 8, ASM1992520v1, whole genome shotgun sequence genome encodes the following:
- the LOC132950200 gene encoding calcium release-activated calcium channel protein 1-like isoform X2, translated as MSQCDVTEAGVPLNSPAFLSWRKLQLSRAKLKASSKTSALLSGFAMVAMVEMQISEDSTVPEGMLIAFAICTTLLVAVHMLALMISTCILPNIDAVCNLHSVSLVHEAPHERLHWYIETAWAFSTLLGLLLFLAEIAILCWVKFYDISKYAAWSAVIMLIPVLVIFLAFAIHFYQSMVAHKYEVTVSGIRQLELLKEQIEAGDLERTNGLLLNTSGTQIV; from the exons ATGTCGCAGTGCGACGTTACAGAAGCCGGTGTCCCTCTCAACTCTCCTGCTTTTCTTTCTTGGCGTAAACTTCAATTAAGTAGAGCTAAACTCAAGGCTTCAAGCAAAACATCAGCGCTTTTATCAGGTTTTGCTAtg GTGGCAATGGTAGAGATGCAAATTAGCGAAGACTCTACGGTACCAGAAGGAATGCTTATAGCATTTGCTATATGTACCACCCTTTTAGTTGCTGTTCACATGTTGGCTCTAATGATAAGTACATGTATTTTACCAAACATTGATGCCGTATGTAATCTCCATTCGGTAAGTCTCGTACATGAAGCTCCACATGAACGCCTACATTGGTATATAGAAACTGCATGGGCGTTTTCAACACTTCTTGGTCTTTTATTGTTCCTAGCTGAAATTGCTATATTATGTTGGGttaaattttatgatatatcTAAATATGCAGCATGGTCTGCCGTTATTATGTTGATCCCTGTCCTAGTGATATTTTTAGCATTTGCAATACACTTCTATCAATCTATGGTAGCCCATAAGTATGAAGTGACTGTGAGTGGTATTAGACAATTAGAGCTTCTGAAAGAACAGATTGAAGCTGGTGACTTAGAACGCACAAATGGATTGTTACTGAATACGTCAGGCACACAAATTGTTTGA
- the LOC132950200 gene encoding calcium release-activated calcium channel protein 1-like isoform X1, which yields MSSFSISSGHHTLYGTKDNLVDQDFNWHCYNNFNNHQKKGNNMSQCDVTEAGVPLNSPAFLSWRKLQLSRAKLKASSKTSALLSGFAMVAMVEMQISEDSTVPEGMLIAFAICTTLLVAVHMLALMISTCILPNIDAVCNLHSVSLVHEAPHERLHWYIETAWAFSTLLGLLLFLAEIAILCWVKFYDISKYAAWSAVIMLIPVLVIFLAFAIHFYQSMVAHKYEVTVSGIRQLELLKEQIEAGDLERTNGLLLNTSGTQIV from the exons ATGTCATCATTCTCGATCAGTTCCGGACACCACACGTTGTACGGCACCAAAGATAACTTGGTGGACCAAGACTTTAATTGGCATTGTTATAATAACTTTAACAACCATCAAAAG aaggGCAATAACATGTCGCAGTGCGACGTTACAGAAGCCGGTGTCCCTCTCAACTCTCCTGCTTTTCTTTCTTGGCGTAAACTTCAATTAAGTAGAGCTAAACTCAAGGCTTCAAGCAAAACATCAGCGCTTTTATCAGGTTTTGCTAtg GTGGCAATGGTAGAGATGCAAATTAGCGAAGACTCTACGGTACCAGAAGGAATGCTTATAGCATTTGCTATATGTACCACCCTTTTAGTTGCTGTTCACATGTTGGCTCTAATGATAAGTACATGTATTTTACCAAACATTGATGCCGTATGTAATCTCCATTCGGTAAGTCTCGTACATGAAGCTCCACATGAACGCCTACATTGGTATATAGAAACTGCATGGGCGTTTTCAACACTTCTTGGTCTTTTATTGTTCCTAGCTGAAATTGCTATATTATGTTGGGttaaattttatgatatatcTAAATATGCAGCATGGTCTGCCGTTATTATGTTGATCCCTGTCCTAGTGATATTTTTAGCATTTGCAATACACTTCTATCAATCTATGGTAGCCCATAAGTATGAAGTGACTGTGAGTGGTATTAGACAATTAGAGCTTCTGAAAGAACAGATTGAAGCTGGTGACTTAGAACGCACAAATGGATTGTTACTGAATACGTCAGGCACACAAATTGTTTGA